Below is a genomic region from Pseudomonas berkeleyensis.
CGCCTGCAGTGACCGCACCGTGATAACCGGTGGGCAGAATGTCGGACAGGCAGGTCAGGTCGCGGATCTTCTCCATGGCCTTGTCGCGATCCGGCAGCTTGAGCAGGTTGAAGTCGGCGTAGGGCACCAGCACGTATTCGGCCTGGCCGCCGGTCCAGTCACCCATATCGACGTAGCCGTAGGCACCGCCGGCGCGCGCCGGGTTGACGGTCAGGCACACACCGGTGTGCTGTTCCTTGCAGGAGCGGCAGCGGCCACAGGCGACGTTGAAGGGAACGGAAACCAGATCGCCGATCTGCAGGCGCTCGACATCGCGGCCCTTCTCGATCACCTCACCGGTGATCTCGTGACCCAGCACCAGGCCGACCTGTGCGGTGGTACGACCGCGCACCATGTGCTGATCGGAGCCGCAGATGTTGGTGGAGACGACTTTCAGGATGACCCCGTGCTCGATCTTTTTGCCGCGCGGGTCCTGCATTTTCGGGTAGTCGATCTTCTGTACTTCGACCTTGCCCGTACCGAGATAAACCACACCACGATTACCAGACATACGTAACTCTCCTTTCTTGTTGTGGACACAAGACGCGACCGATGGGCCGCGCGGCCTTGCACTGGAGCTTCTTTCGTCTGTTGCCGGTCACCGCCGGTAAAGCCTGGCAGGGCGGTTCCCGTAGGGTGCGCCATGCGCACCGATGTTCTTGCGTTGATCCCTGGTGCGCGCGGCGCACCCTACGAGTGAGGTGATTACCGTAGGGTGGGCCGAGCGGCGTTCCGCTTTAGCCCACCAATTCTCGAGTGGACGATGCATTCAGGCGTTAAGCACCACCGTACGGTTGGCGTTGAGGAACACCCGACGCTCGATGTGATAACCGACCGCGCGGGCCAGGGTCAGACACTCGATGTCACGACCCTTGGCGATCAGGTCTTCCGGGTAGTGCGCGTGATCCACCGCCTCCACGCCCTGGGCGATGATCGGCCCCTCGTCGAGGTCGTTGTTGATGTAGTGCGCCGTGGCGCCGACCAGCTTGACGCCCTTCTGGTAGGCCTGGTGATAAGGCTTGGCGCCTTTGAAGCCAGGCAGCAGCGAGTGGTGGATATTGATCGCCCAGCCGTCCAGCCGGCGGCACAGCTCGGGCGACAGCACCTGCATGTAGCGAGCGAGCACCACCAGCTCCGCGCCGGTGTCCTCGATCACCTGCAGCACCTTGCGCTCCTGCGCCGGCTTGTCGGCCGGATCGAGCGGGAAATGGTGGTAGGGAATGCCGTGCCAACGCGCCAGCGGTTCGAGATCCGGGTGGTTGGACACCACCGCCACCACGTCCATGGCCAACTGGCCGATGCGCTGGCGATAAAGCAGATCATTAAGGCAATGGTCGGCCTTGGACACCATCAGCACCACCTTGGCGCAGTAGCCCGGCGGGGTCAGTTCGACCTGCATGTCGAAGGGGGCCAGGCGCTCGGCCACGCCGGCGCGGAAGGCCGCCTCGTCGAATCCGTCAGGCTGGCGAAACTCGACGCGAATGAAGAAACGCGACGACAGCCGGTCATCGAAACTGTGGTGCTCGGTGACGTAGCAGCGCTGCTCGAAGAGAAAGCGCGTCACCGCATCCACGGTACCGAGCACGCTCGGGCAGTGGGCGGTGAGAATCCAGGTATCGGGGGTGCGGCTCATGCTCGGGCCCTCGGTGATCTGAGTCTTCGGGCGTAGGGTGGATGACGCTTCGCCTCGCGGCCCCCGCGTCATGGCGGACGAAAACAGCGTCGTCCGCCCTACGGGTATCAGGCCTCGACGGCGAGGCCGTACTCGGCGCTGGCGTCCTGCAGCCACAGCCAGAAGTAGTCGGAGAAGCTGCGGCGGATCACCAGCTCCCAGGTGTCTTCGCCGGTATGGCGAATCACCAGCTGCGACTTGGCGAACACGGTGCCCACCGCCT
It encodes:
- the purU gene encoding formyltetrahydrofolate deformylase, which translates into the protein MSRTPDTWILTAHCPSVLGTVDAVTRFLFEQRCYVTEHHSFDDRLSSRFFIRVEFRQPDGFDEAAFRAGVAERLAPFDMQVELTPPGYCAKVVLMVSKADHCLNDLLYRQRIGQLAMDVVAVVSNHPDLEPLARWHGIPYHHFPLDPADKPAQERKVLQVIEDTGAELVVLARYMQVLSPELCRRLDGWAINIHHSLLPGFKGAKPYHQAYQKGVKLVGATAHYINNDLDEGPIIAQGVEAVDHAHYPEDLIAKGRDIECLTLARAVGYHIERRVFLNANRTVVLNA